A single window of Cellulomonas sp. NTE-D12 DNA harbors:
- a CDS encoding NADH-quinone oxidoreductase subunit H, which translates to MSGTALLLALVQVLVAVAFAPLVIGVTRQTRARLEGRAGPGVLQPWRDLRKLLAKTPLRAAGTSVVTVAAPLVLLVSSLLLAALVPSVGAVPVALVPGDLFVVVSVLLLGTVAIALLGLDAGSAFGGMGSSRHMTIAALVEPTVLVSVYALSIPVGSSALPLIVAARRDHPAGIISPAGVLAVVALGIVVLAETGRLPIDNPSTHLELTMIHEAMVLEQSGRDLAWVDLASWLRLSVLLGLVGNLLLPWGVAATVGAGPLLLGTLALAGKLALLAALLATAEVGMAKLRLFRVPELLAGSFVLAFLAVTASYLVA; encoded by the coding sequence GCGTGACGCGCCAGACGAGGGCTCGGCTCGAGGGCCGCGCCGGCCCCGGCGTGCTCCAGCCGTGGCGGGACCTGCGCAAGCTGCTGGCCAAGACGCCGCTGCGCGCCGCGGGCACCAGCGTCGTCACGGTGGCCGCCCCGCTGGTGCTGCTCGTCTCGAGCCTGCTGCTGGCCGCGCTGGTGCCGTCGGTCGGCGCGGTGCCGGTCGCGCTGGTGCCCGGCGACCTGTTCGTGGTGGTGTCCGTGCTGCTGCTCGGCACGGTGGCGATCGCGCTGCTGGGGCTCGACGCCGGCTCGGCGTTCGGCGGCATGGGGTCCAGCCGGCACATGACCATCGCGGCGCTGGTGGAGCCGACCGTGCTGGTGTCGGTGTACGCCCTGTCCATCCCGGTGGGCAGCTCGGCGCTGCCGCTGATCGTCGCGGCGCGCCGCGACCACCCGGCCGGCATCATCTCCCCCGCCGGCGTGCTGGCCGTGGTGGCGCTGGGCATCGTGGTGCTCGCCGAGACGGGACGGCTGCCGATCGACAACCCGTCCACGCACCTCGAGCTGACGATGATCCACGAGGCGATGGTGCTGGAGCAGTCGGGCCGCGACCTGGCCTGGGTGGACCTCGCGTCGTGGCTGCGGCTGTCGGTGCTGCTGGGGCTGGTCGGCAACCTGCTGCTGCCGTGGGGCGTCGCGGCGACGGTCGGCGCCGGACCGCTGCTGCTGGGCACCCTGGCGCTGGCCGGCAAGCTCGCGCTGCTCGCCGCCCTGCTGGCCACCGCCGAGGTGGGCATGGCCAAGCTGCGCCTGTTCCGGGTGCCGGAGCTGCTGGCCGGCTCGTTCGTGCTGGCCTTCCTCGCCGTCACCGCGTCGTACCTGGTCGCCTGA